One Mycobacterium sp. SMC-4 DNA window includes the following coding sequences:
- a CDS encoding NrtR DNA-binding winged helix domain-containing protein, which translates to MDKAGYRDSSGRSLDDYPRPSVAVDTAVFTLDEDEGLLVLQVRRAAGRGWALPGTFLHEGETLADAVDRSLRVKANVSGLHPRQLHVFDDPSRDDRGWVLSVAHLDVVRPDLLQSRIPDTTRLVPVHSPGRLIYDHADIIARAVDHLRVQYTDKPDPYGLLGDHFTIRELRFAHEQVAGRPLQRDWFRRVMEPQLIATGTIASRGRGRPAELFRRPAD; encoded by the coding sequence ATGGACAAGGCGGGTTACCGGGACAGCAGCGGGCGGTCGCTCGACGACTATCCGCGGCCATCGGTCGCCGTGGACACCGCCGTGTTCACCCTCGACGAGGACGAAGGTCTCCTCGTTCTGCAGGTCCGCCGCGCGGCGGGCAGGGGCTGGGCGCTACCCGGCACCTTTCTGCACGAAGGCGAGACCCTGGCCGACGCCGTCGACCGGTCTCTGAGGGTGAAAGCCAATGTCAGCGGCCTGCATCCGCGCCAGCTCCACGTCTTCGACGACCCATCCCGCGACGACCGCGGCTGGGTCCTGTCCGTGGCACACCTCGACGTCGTCCGGCCCGACCTCTTGCAGTCGCGCATTCCGGACACCACGCGCCTCGTGCCGGTGCACTCCCCGGGCCGGCTCATCTACGACCACGCCGACATCATCGCCCGCGCGGTCGATCACCTCCGTGTCCAATACACCGACAAGCCAGACCCTTACGGGCTGCTCGGTGACCACTTCACCATCCGCGAGTTGAGGTTCGCGCATGAACAGGTCGCCGGGCGGCCTCTGCAGCGGGACTGGTTTCGCCGCGTCATGGAACCCCAACTGATCGCGACGGGCACCATCGCCAGTCGAGGACGCGGCCGTCCTGCCGAACTGTTCCGACGCCCCGCCGATTGA
- a CDS encoding metallophosphoesterase, which translates to MRAHLDTVGYDVIGDVHGCADALYELLDAMGYQPTGRGGAYAHPARTAIFVGDLIDTGEQQRQVLETVKAMVDSGSAHMVLGNHEFNAMAYAAEWPAGSGRYLRPHDDPTNEWSAKNERQHAAFIEQLSTRERSSYLNWFWTLPLWLDLGGLRVVHACWHEDSITYLQGELGGSRFTSIEQLARASAPDAPAYRAVETLLKGPEISLTDHGLAPYHDRSKDPRDKARVQWWVETARTLRELAAMTSKFTTADGNAYPALPDIEVSAEHRSYVYTDTVPVIYGHYWRQGAPERHEDWTDYTACVDFSAVRGGALTAYRWSGEDRIRPENYFVAGQSS; encoded by the coding sequence ATGAGGGCACACCTCGACACCGTGGGCTACGACGTCATCGGCGACGTCCACGGTTGCGCCGACGCGCTGTACGAGCTGCTTGACGCCATGGGCTACCAGCCGACCGGGCGGGGCGGTGCGTACGCGCACCCGGCCCGGACGGCGATCTTCGTCGGCGACCTGATTGACACCGGAGAACAACAGCGGCAAGTCCTCGAGACCGTCAAGGCGATGGTCGACAGTGGCAGCGCGCACATGGTGTTGGGTAACCACGAATTCAATGCGATGGCTTATGCCGCCGAGTGGCCGGCGGGCTCCGGGAGATACCTGCGCCCGCACGACGACCCGACCAACGAATGGTCGGCGAAGAATGAGCGCCAGCACGCGGCGTTCATCGAGCAGCTCAGTACCAGGGAACGAAGCAGCTATCTGAACTGGTTCTGGACGCTTCCGCTGTGGCTCGACCTTGGCGGACTCCGCGTAGTGCACGCCTGCTGGCACGAGGACTCGATCACCTATCTGCAGGGGGAGCTTGGCGGTAGCCGTTTCACCTCGATCGAGCAGCTGGCGCGCGCCTCCGCGCCGGACGCTCCCGCGTACCGAGCGGTAGAGACGCTCCTCAAGGGCCCCGAGATCAGCCTGACCGACCATGGCCTGGCGCCGTATCACGACAGAAGCAAGGACCCACGGGACAAGGCTCGGGTGCAATGGTGGGTCGAAACCGCCAGGACCTTAAGAGAACTGGCTGCGATGACCTCAAAGTTCACCACCGCAGACGGTAACGCGTATCCCGCGCTACCCGACATCGAGGTGTCGGCTGAGCACCGCTCGTATGTGTACACCGACACCGTGCCGGTGATCTACGGCCACTACTGGCGGCAGGGCGCACCGGAACGTCACGAGGACTGGACCGACTACACAGCGTGTGTCGATTTCAGCGCGGTCAGGGGTGGGGCGCTGACCGCCTATCGCTGGTCGGGGGAGGACCGCATCCGACCGGAGAACTACTTCGTCGCCGGACAATCTTCCTAG